In Brevundimonas subvibrioides, a genomic segment contains:
- a CDS encoding alpha/beta hydrolase family protein: MQIPAPLVRFLCNLAAFAVIGVLPVAARAQDDAPDEIIHFVGPGGEMIEGGVWLPTNVADGSPHPLVVISHGNSGWYRGHSDTAQSLTEAGFVVAALTHPGDSFRDQSRGLRLTGRAPQLSALIDYMTETWTGRVEVDKERIGAFGFSAGGFTVTSIIGGVSDAGAIAAHCVAQPEVFACRLVAMYGGLDRANWHPETHDPRVKAAVIAAPAFGLSFTDASLASVTVPVQLWQAADDQILPSPYNVEPVRDRIGGTVEYHRVENAGHYDFLTPCSQEMRVAMPQLCTSAPGFDRAAFKVTFNAEVVRFFTEALGEP; the protein is encoded by the coding sequence ATGCAAATCCCCGCGCCGCTCGTGCGATTCCTGTGCAACCTGGCCGCCTTCGCCGTGATCGGAGTGCTGCCTGTGGCGGCGCGCGCGCAGGACGATGCGCCCGACGAGATCATTCATTTCGTTGGTCCGGGCGGCGAGATGATCGAGGGCGGCGTCTGGCTGCCGACGAACGTCGCCGACGGCTCGCCTCACCCGCTTGTCGTCATCTCGCACGGCAACAGTGGTTGGTATCGGGGCCATTCGGATACAGCCCAGTCTCTGACCGAGGCCGGCTTCGTCGTCGCAGCCCTGACTCATCCCGGCGACAGTTTCCGCGACCAGAGCCGCGGGCTTCGACTGACCGGACGCGCGCCGCAACTCAGCGCGCTGATCGATTACATGACCGAGACCTGGACCGGTCGGGTGGAAGTCGACAAAGAGCGGATCGGTGCCTTCGGGTTTTCAGCGGGGGGGTTCACGGTAACATCGATCATCGGCGGGGTATCAGACGCTGGGGCGATTGCGGCGCATTGCGTAGCTCAGCCGGAGGTGTTCGCCTGTCGGCTGGTCGCGATGTACGGAGGCCTTGACCGGGCGAACTGGCACCCCGAAACGCATGATCCGCGCGTCAAGGCGGCCGTCATCGCCGCGCCGGCGTTCGGCCTTTCGTTCACCGACGCGAGCCTGGCCTCGGTCACCGTGCCCGTGCAGCTGTGGCAAGCCGCCGACGATCAGATCCTGCCGTCGCCTTACAATGTGGAGCCAGTGCGCGACCGGATCGGCGGGACGGTCGAGTATCACCGCGTCGAGAATGCCGGTCACTATGACTTTCTGACGCCGTGCTCGCAGGAGATGAGGGTGGCCATGCCCCAACTGTGTACGTCGGCGCCCGGCTTTGATCGCGCGGCGTTCAAGGTCACGTTCAACGCAGAGGTCGTGCGCTTCTTCACTGAGGCCTTGGGCGAGCCCTAG
- the mmsB gene encoding 3-hydroxyisobutyrate dehydrogenase: MTTKKVAFIGLGNMGGGMAANQARAGHAVAAFDLSAAALERAGAAGCSPVASAADAVRDADVVITMLPAGPHVLKVYSEQIIGVAPASALLLDCSTIDVDTARKVAGLAREGGYAFADAPVSGGTMAADAGTLAFMVGCDEADFGRIEAALEPMSRATFRAGDHGAGQAAKICNNMILGITMLGTCEAIALAEKLGLDPVKFFDIAAKSSGQSWSVTTYYPWPGPVPTAPSNRNYDGGFATAMMLKDLKLAQDAAAKAGASTPLGAQSEALFQLFDRLGYGGRDFSGILQMLRGKLDELPKA, translated from the coding sequence ATGACCACCAAAAAGGTCGCCTTCATCGGACTGGGGAACATGGGCGGCGGCATGGCCGCCAACCAGGCCAGGGCCGGTCATGCCGTCGCCGCGTTCGACCTGTCGGCGGCCGCCCTGGAGCGCGCGGGCGCGGCGGGGTGTTCGCCGGTCGCGTCGGCGGCCGATGCGGTCCGGGACGCCGATGTCGTCATCACCATGCTGCCGGCCGGCCCGCATGTGCTGAAGGTCTATTCCGAACAGATCATCGGCGTGGCCCCGGCGTCTGCCCTGCTGCTGGACTGTTCGACCATCGACGTGGACACGGCGCGCAAGGTGGCCGGACTGGCGCGGGAGGGCGGCTATGCCTTCGCCGACGCCCCGGTGTCGGGCGGGACGATGGCGGCGGATGCCGGGACCCTGGCCTTCATGGTCGGCTGCGACGAGGCGGATTTCGGGCGCATCGAGGCCGCGCTGGAGCCGATGAGCCGGGCGACCTTCCGCGCCGGAGACCACGGGGCCGGGCAGGCGGCCAAGATCTGCAACAACATGATCCTGGGCATCACCATGCTGGGGACCTGCGAGGCGATCGCCCTGGCCGAGAAGCTGGGGCTGGACCCGGTCAAGTTCTTCGACATCGCGGCCAAGTCGTCGGGACAGAGCTGGTCGGTGACGACCTACTATCCCTGGCCCGGACCGGTGCCGACCGCGCCGTCCAACCGCAACTACGACGGCGGGTTCGCCACGGCGATGATGCTGAAGGACCTGAAGCTGGCACAGGACGCGGCGGCGAAGGCGGGGGCATCGACGCCGCTGGGGGCGCAGTCGGAGGCGCTGTTCCAGCTGTTCGACCGGCTGGGATACGGCGGGCGCGACTTCTCGGGCATCCTGCAGATGCTGCGCGGCAAGCTGGACGAGTTGCCGAAGGCGTAG
- a CDS encoding peptidylprolyl isomerase: protein MMVRRAFLALVTALLWPALAIAQDASTPLPRVQMETSAGRIVIEVEVVKAPITAANFLRYVDEHRLDGTTFYRAMQAAPGAGLVQGGVNNDPDRVLPPITHEPTTVTGLSHIDGAVSMARYAPGTATGDFFISVGPTPSYDAGRPFSVDPDGFAVFGRVVEGMDVVRTILTSPTSPTEGEGFLRGQMLDPKIVILKASRAMP from the coding sequence ATGATGGTTCGTCGCGCCTTTCTCGCCCTCGTCACCGCCCTCCTCTGGCCGGCCCTCGCCATCGCACAGGACGCTTCGACTCCCCTGCCCCGCGTGCAGATGGAGACCTCGGCGGGCCGCATCGTCATCGAGGTCGAGGTCGTCAAGGCACCAATCACCGCCGCCAACTTCCTGCGCTATGTGGACGAGCACCGCCTGGACGGCACCACCTTCTACCGCGCGATGCAGGCGGCACCCGGGGCCGGTCTGGTCCAGGGCGGGGTGAACAATGACCCCGACCGCGTCCTGCCGCCCATCACCCACGAGCCGACGACCGTCACGGGCCTCAGCCACATCGACGGCGCAGTATCCATGGCCCGCTACGCGCCGGGCACGGCAACCGGCGATTTCTTCATCTCCGTCGGCCCCACGCCGTCCTACGACGCAGGCCGACCCTTCTCGGTCGATCCCGATGGCTTCGCCGTGTTCGGCCGGGTGGTCGAGGGCATGGACGTGGTGCGCACCATCCTGACGTCGCCGACCTCGCCGACCGAGGGCGAAGGGTTCCTGCGCGGCCAGATGCTGGACCCGAAGATCGTGATCCTCAAGGCCTCACGGGCAATGCCCTAG
- a CDS encoding tryptophan halogenase family protein — MTEPIKSILIVGGGTAGWMAAAAIKRSVGPNAEVRLVESADIGVVGVGEATVPTIKDFNALIDLDEAEFMRETRATLKLGIEFNGWGRKDSAYFHPFGTYGGGSTLGDFPGSYFAMREQGRALSLEAYSICAHAARRGRVGARSPDPRSPLSGLHTAYHFDSVLYGQYLRKVCARRDIERIEGEIVEVVQRPEDGFVDHVVLKDGRTLKADLFIDCTGFRGLLIEGALKAGYEDWSHWLPMNRAWAVPCAKVRAVDPYTSSTARDAGWQWRIALQHRTGNGHVYCSDYVDDDSARETLLANLDGEALAEPRPLRFVTGRRKTLWDKNVVALGLSSGFIEPLESTSIHLVQVGIFRLLQHWPDLAFSQTNTNAYNRRLVREIEMVRDFVILHYHATDRDDTPFWRYVRDMPIPDSLAERVELFRDRGLMFQVGADEYFQPTSWLAVMYGQGIVPRTHNPLYDYQNPEQVAAGLEQLRRGWAATAEALPTHEAYLKGHGMWAMDPVAA; from the coding sequence ATGACCGAACCCATCAAATCGATCCTGATCGTCGGCGGCGGCACGGCCGGCTGGATGGCGGCGGCGGCGATCAAGCGGTCCGTGGGGCCGAACGCGGAGGTGCGGCTGGTCGAGAGCGCGGACATCGGCGTCGTCGGCGTCGGCGAGGCGACCGTGCCGACGATCAAGGACTTCAACGCCCTGATCGACCTCGATGAGGCCGAGTTCATGCGCGAGACCCGGGCGACGCTGAAGCTGGGGATTGAATTCAATGGTTGGGGCCGGAAGGACAGCGCCTATTTCCACCCGTTCGGCACCTATGGCGGCGGATCGACGCTGGGGGACTTTCCGGGGTCCTATTTCGCCATGCGCGAACAGGGCAGGGCGCTGAGTCTGGAGGCCTATTCGATCTGCGCCCATGCGGCGCGACGGGGCAGGGTCGGGGCGCGGTCGCCGGATCCCCGGTCGCCGCTGAGCGGGCTGCACACCGCCTATCATTTCGACTCGGTCCTGTATGGCCAGTATCTGAGGAAGGTCTGCGCCCGACGGGACATCGAGCGGATCGAGGGCGAGATCGTCGAGGTCGTCCAGCGGCCCGAGGACGGCTTCGTCGATCATGTGGTGCTGAAGGACGGCCGGACGCTGAAGGCCGACCTGTTCATCGACTGCACCGGTTTCCGCGGACTGCTGATCGAGGGCGCGCTGAAGGCCGGGTATGAGGACTGGTCCCACTGGCTGCCCATGAACCGGGCCTGGGCGGTGCCGTGCGCGAAGGTGCGTGCGGTCGATCCCTATACCTCGTCCACGGCGCGCGATGCAGGCTGGCAGTGGCGCATCGCCCTGCAGCACCGGACCGGCAACGGCCATGTCTATTGCAGCGACTATGTCGACGACGATTCGGCGCGCGAGACCCTGCTGGCCAATCTGGACGGAGAGGCGCTGGCCGAGCCACGGCCGCTACGGTTCGTCACCGGGCGGCGCAAGACGCTGTGGGACAAGAACGTCGTGGCGCTGGGCCTGTCGTCGGGCTTCATCGAGCCGCTGGAGTCCACCAGCATCCATCTGGTGCAGGTCGGGATCTTCCGCCTGTTGCAGCACTGGCCGGATCTGGCGTTCAGCCAGACGAATACGAATGCCTATAACCGCAGGCTGGTGCGCGAGATCGAGATGGTCCGGGATTTCGTGATCCTGCACTATCACGCGACCGACAGGGACGACACGCCGTTCTGGCGGTATGTGCGGGATATGCCGATCCCCGACAGCCTGGCCGAACGGGTCGAGCTGTTCCGGGACCGGGGTCTGATGTTCCAGGTCGGGGCCGACGAGTATTTCCAGCCGACATCCTGGCTCGCGGTCATGTACGGGCAGGGGATCGTGCCCCGGACTCACAACCCGCTCTATGACTACCAGAACCCGGAACAGGTCGCGGCGGGACTGGAACAGTTGCGGCGCGGCTGGGCGGCGACGGCCGAGGCCCTGCCGACGCATGAGGCTTATCTGAAGGGCCATGGGATGTGGGCGATGGACCCGGTGGCGGCATGA
- a CDS encoding class I SAM-dependent methyltransferase codes for MRRSLAFLLTGAVSATILLTTGGMAPLPQDAGAYASVLSDTARPEADRARDATRKTAETLAFAEVEPGEKVGDMIIGGGFFTRVFASAVGAGGEVVAWQPAEFVAFQASYGEALAAADAMDNVSAIRSPIGAPEFPAGMDLIFTAQNYHDLHLKPFAADTAARVNAAVFAALKPGGLYVIVDHAALPGAGLEAADSLHRIDVADVKREVEAAGFVLEAESDVLANPADPHTANVFDAAIRGHTDQFMLRFRKPA; via the coding sequence ATGCGTCGTTCGCTCGCCTTTCTGCTGACCGGGGCCGTTTCGGCCACCATCCTGCTGACAACCGGGGGGATGGCACCCCTGCCGCAGGACGCCGGAGCCTATGCCTCCGTGCTGTCCGACACCGCCCGGCCCGAGGCGGACCGCGCCCGCGACGCGACCCGCAAGACGGCCGAGACCCTGGCGTTCGCAGAGGTCGAACCCGGCGAAAAGGTCGGCGACATGATCATCGGCGGCGGCTTCTTCACCCGGGTGTTCGCCAGCGCGGTCGGGGCCGGGGGCGAGGTGGTCGCGTGGCAGCCGGCTGAGTTCGTCGCGTTTCAGGCCAGCTATGGCGAGGCCCTGGCGGCGGCCGATGCCATGGACAATGTCTCGGCCATCCGCTCGCCGATCGGGGCTCCCGAGTTTCCGGCGGGGATGGACCTGATCTTCACGGCCCAGAACTATCATGACCTGCATCTGAAGCCCTTCGCGGCGGACACGGCGGCCAGGGTCAATGCGGCGGTGTTCGCGGCGCTGAAGCCGGGCGGGCTGTATGTCATCGTCGACCACGCGGCCCTGCCGGGCGCGGGGCTTGAGGCGGCGGACAGTCTGCACCGGATCGACGTGGCCGATGTGAAGCGGGAGGTCGAGGCGGCGGGCTTTGTGCTGGAGGCCGAGAGCGATGTGCTGGCCAATCCGGCCGATCCGCACACGGCCAATGTCTTCGACGCCGCGATTCGGGGTCACACCGACCAGTTCATGCTGCGGTTCAGAAAACCGGCCTGA
- a CDS encoding isobutyryl-CoA dehydrogenase: MDFALTDDQRAIQDAARAFAEAELAPHSAEWDETKHFPVDVMRRAAQTGFAAIYTGEEHGGMALGRVEAAVIFEELSRGDVSTAAFISIHNMATWMIDRFGADDLRSRYVPRLATMALIASYCLTEPGSGSDAAAMRTSATRDGDDWVLNGSKAFISGAGTSDLYVVMARTGEPGPKGISAFVVEKGTPGLSFGAQEKKMGWNSQPTAIVQFDDCRVPVANMLGQEGDGFRYAMMGLDGGRLNIAACSIGGARLALEKAQAYVASRKQFGKALAEFQNTQFKLADMATALEAARLMVLRGAWALDTRHPEATKWCAMAKRMATDACFDIADEALQLHGGYGYLKDYPLERIVRDLRVHRILEGTNEIMRVITAREMMRQ, encoded by the coding sequence ATGGATTTCGCCCTCACCGACGACCAGCGCGCCATCCAGGATGCGGCGCGGGCCTTTGCCGAGGCCGAGCTGGCCCCGCACTCGGCCGAGTGGGACGAAACCAAACATTTTCCGGTCGACGTCATGCGCCGGGCGGCCCAGACGGGGTTTGCCGCCATCTACACGGGCGAGGAACACGGCGGCATGGCGCTGGGCCGGGTCGAGGCGGCGGTGATCTTTGAGGAACTGTCGCGCGGCGATGTGTCGACGGCGGCCTTCATCTCGATCCACAATATGGCGACCTGGATGATCGACCGGTTCGGGGCGGATGATCTGCGCAGCCGCTATGTGCCGCGTCTGGCGACGATGGCGCTGATCGCTTCCTACTGCCTGACCGAGCCCGGCTCGGGGTCGGACGCGGCGGCGATGCGGACCTCGGCGACGCGCGACGGCGATGACTGGGTGCTGAACGGCTCCAAGGCCTTCATCTCGGGGGCGGGGACGTCCGATCTCTATGTGGTGATGGCGCGGACGGGCGAGCCGGGGCCGAAGGGTATCTCGGCCTTCGTGGTCGAGAAGGGCACGCCGGGGCTCAGCTTTGGCGCGCAGGAAAAGAAGATGGGCTGGAACAGCCAGCCCACCGCCATCGTCCAGTTCGACGACTGCCGCGTACCGGTCGCCAACATGCTGGGCCAGGAAGGCGACGGCTTCCGCTATGCGATGATGGGGCTGGACGGCGGACGGCTGAACATCGCGGCCTGCTCGATCGGTGGGGCGCGGCTGGCCCTGGAGAAGGCCCAGGCCTACGTCGCCAGCCGCAAGCAGTTCGGCAAGGCGCTGGCGGAGTTCCAGAACACCCAGTTCAAGCTGGCCGACATGGCGACCGCTCTGGAGGCCGCGCGACTGATGGTGCTGCGCGGGGCCTGGGCGCTGGACACCCGGCACCCGGAAGCGACCAAGTGGTGCGCCATGGCCAAGCGGATGGCCACCGACGCCTGTTTCGACATCGCCGACGAGGCGCTGCAGCTGCACGGCGGCTATGGCTATCTGAAGGACTATCCGCTGGAGCGGATCGTCCGCGACCTGCGGGTGCACCGCATCCTGGAGGGGACGAACGAGATCATGCGGGTGATCACGGCGCGGGAAATGATGCGGCAATGA
- a CDS encoding class I SAM-dependent methyltransferase, which produces MLKSTLFAVSALALMAATPVCAGQTAADPDERPSAVVQDYALAIADPLRPASEVARDPLRKPAEMLAFAEIQGGERIADVRPEEGYFSRLFARAVGPEGRVYAFVPNQTSARENAYGDTLAADYPNVTRITGALEDLTFPEPLDVVFMGQEYHDFVIDRFGVDVTRMNAAVFKALKPGGLYVILDHEAAPGAGTTVVGTLHRIEASALRAQVEAAGFVFDGETDVVRNPEDDHSLSVFDEAIRGRTDQFVLRFRKPG; this is translated from the coding sequence ATGCTGAAGTCGACCCTGTTCGCCGTCTCCGCCCTGGCCCTGATGGCCGCGACTCCGGTCTGCGCCGGCCAGACGGCGGCCGATCCCGACGAACGGCCTTCGGCGGTCGTTCAGGACTATGCCCTGGCCATCGCCGATCCGCTGCGGCCCGCGTCCGAAGTCGCGCGCGACCCGCTGAGGAAGCCGGCCGAGATGCTGGCCTTCGCCGAAATTCAGGGCGGAGAGCGGATCGCCGACGTACGGCCGGAGGAGGGCTATTTCAGCCGTCTGTTCGCGCGGGCCGTGGGACCCGAGGGGCGGGTCTATGCCTTTGTGCCGAACCAGACCTCGGCACGCGAGAATGCCTATGGCGACACCCTGGCGGCCGACTATCCGAACGTGACGCGGATCACGGGCGCGCTGGAGGACCTGACCTTTCCCGAGCCGCTGGATGTGGTCTTCATGGGCCAGGAGTATCATGACTTCGTCATCGACCGGTTCGGCGTCGATGTGACCCGAATGAACGCGGCGGTCTTCAAGGCTCTGAAGCCCGGCGGCCTGTATGTCATCCTCGACCACGAAGCCGCGCCGGGGGCCGGGACGACGGTCGTCGGGACGCTGCACCGGATCGAGGCCTCCGCCCTGCGGGCCCAGGTCGAGGCGGCGGGCTTCGTCTTCGACGGCGAGACGGACGTGGTGCGTAACCCCGAGGACGACCACAGCCTGTCGGTCTTCGATGAGGCGATCCGGGGCCGGACCGATCAATTTGTGCTGAGGTTCAGGAAGCCGGGCTGA
- a CDS encoding LytTR family DNA-binding domain-containing protein — translation MTSPARRSVPAASPVSRMGEWVRGTANGSACGRRRYSLAMNVATIRPINTSRAWAIDLAAWTVVGAILGAVGPFGSFFNDTLPIRIGYWTTLCLVSGVVIGASVRLVWPLARQRRVPAWVWVPVVAMVITGPLGLFARVMATGLWPGIREAVRPDEWYGQTLLIESIFLAIYVAAHARRTSLESPKATTGTAEARILDRLPARLGRNLLCLQMEDHYVRLHTPEGSFLVLTPLRTAIAQVEGIEGMQVHRSWWVARQAVQGVVQDGRNLRLKLANGLEAPVARSKVAELRAVGWPVGQG, via the coding sequence ATGACCTCTCCTGCCCGCCGCTCCGTGCCGGCCGCCAGCCCGGTTTCGCGAATGGGCGAATGGGTTCGCGGCACGGCGAACGGTTCCGCTTGTGGCCGCCGTCGCTATAGTCTTGCCATGAACGTTGCGACGATCCGTCCTATCAACACATCGCGCGCCTGGGCGATCGACCTCGCGGCCTGGACCGTGGTCGGAGCGATCCTCGGCGCGGTCGGACCGTTCGGAAGCTTTTTCAACGACACCCTGCCCATACGCATCGGCTACTGGACGACGTTGTGTCTTGTCAGCGGCGTAGTCATCGGCGCGAGTGTGCGCCTCGTCTGGCCCCTGGCCCGGCAGCGACGGGTCCCCGCATGGGTCTGGGTTCCTGTCGTAGCCATGGTGATCACGGGTCCGCTCGGCCTGTTCGCCCGCGTCATGGCCACAGGCCTCTGGCCGGGCATCCGCGAGGCGGTCCGTCCGGATGAATGGTACGGGCAGACCCTCCTGATCGAATCGATTTTCCTGGCAATCTACGTCGCAGCGCATGCCCGAAGGACGTCGCTTGAATCGCCGAAGGCGACCACTGGCACGGCCGAAGCGCGCATTCTGGACCGGCTGCCCGCCCGGCTGGGACGAAACCTTCTGTGTCTGCAGATGGAGGACCACTACGTCCGCCTCCATACTCCCGAAGGCTCCTTTCTCGTGCTGACCCCCCTGCGTACCGCCATCGCACAGGTCGAGGGTATCGAGGGCATGCAGGTCCATCGCTCATGGTGGGTGGCGCGACAGGCCGTACAGGGCGTCGTTCAGGACGGTCGGAACCTGCGCCTGAAGCTTGCCAACGGACTGGAGGCGCCGGTCGCCCGCTCAAAGGTAGCCGAACTCAGAGCCGTAGGCTGGCCGGTCGGCCAGGGCTGA
- the hemB gene encoding porphobilinogen synthase encodes MTLPFAPAPYPLARPRRLRSQPWIRRLVAETTLTPSDLVWPLIIHDGAEDRIPVASMPGVFRLSPKAAAAAAVEARDLGIPMVALFPNVDPSLKDSVGTRATDPDGLVPDCIRAIKDAAPEVGVMTDVALDCYTDHGHDGVLEDGRIVNDTTLERLAEQAFIHAHAGADVVAPSDMMDGRVQAIREALEANGFHDTLILSYAAKFASAFYGPYRDAVGSAKQLSGDKKTYQMDYANADEALKEVAMDVAEGADMVMVKPGMPYLDIVRAVSETFRLPTFAYQVSGEYAMMQASIANGWLDEDRAILETLHGFKRAGCAGVLSYFAPKAARLLG; translated from the coding sequence ATGACCCTGCCCTTCGCGCCCGCCCCCTATCCACTCGCCCGCCCGCGTCGCCTGCGCAGCCAGCCCTGGATCCGCCGTCTGGTCGCCGAGACGACCCTGACGCCGTCCGATCTGGTCTGGCCCCTGATCATCCACGACGGTGCCGAGGATCGCATCCCCGTCGCCTCCATGCCCGGCGTCTTCCGCCTGTCGCCGAAGGCCGCGGCCGCCGCCGCTGTCGAGGCCCGCGATCTGGGCATTCCCATGGTCGCCCTGTTTCCCAACGTCGATCCGTCGCTGAAGGACAGCGTCGGCACCCGCGCCACCGACCCGGACGGCCTGGTGCCCGACTGCATCCGCGCCATCAAGGACGCGGCCCCGGAGGTGGGCGTCATGACCGACGTGGCGCTGGACTGCTACACCGACCACGGCCACGACGGGGTGCTGGAGGACGGCCGGATTGTCAACGACACGACGCTGGAGCGTCTCGCAGAACAGGCCTTCATCCATGCCCATGCCGGGGCCGACGTCGTAGCCCCCTCCGACATGATGGACGGTCGGGTCCAGGCCATCCGCGAGGCGCTGGAGGCCAACGGCTTCCACGACACCCTGATCCTGTCCTATGCGGCCAAATTCGCCTCGGCCTTCTACGGCCCGTATCGCGATGCGGTCGGTTCCGCAAAGCAGCTCAGCGGCGACAAGAAGACCTATCAAATGGATTACGCCAACGCCGACGAGGCGCTGAAAGAGGTCGCCATGGACGTCGCCGAGGGGGCCGACATGGTCATGGTCAAGCCGGGCATGCCCTATCTCGACATCGTCCGTGCGGTCTCCGAGACCTTCAGACTGCCGACCTTCGCCTATCAGGTCAGCGGTGAGTACGCGATGATGCAGGCCTCCATCGCCAACGGCTGGCTGGACGAGGACCGCGCCATCCTGGAGACCCTGCACGGCTTCAAACGCGCGGGCTGCGCCGGAGTACTCAGCTATTTCGCACCCAAGGCTGCGCGTCTGCTGGGATGA
- a CDS encoding enoyl-CoA hydratase/isomerase family protein — MSEAEVLTRVENGVGRITLNRPKALHALNLGMCEIMTAALLDWRDDDAVGSVLIDHAGERGFCAGGDIRMIAASGATDAVEAKAFFHAEYRLNDLLFRYPKTVVAVMDGIVMGGGVGISMPADVRIATERTTFAMPETGIGLFPDVGGGWFLPRLPEPELGTWLALTGARLKGRDTVAAGVATHFVARDGIEALKAALVANGLSALDGLMTGGDPIVPAPGILIPLFGHDTVEAILAALEADGGDWPMAQRAILTSRSPQSLKVTLRQLREGAGMASFADNMAMEYRLGGRIVRTHDFQEGVRAVIVDKDNAPQWSPATLAEVDDAAIKALFAPLPEGEEWTPLA, encoded by the coding sequence ATGAGCGAGGCCGAGGTCCTGACCCGTGTCGAGAACGGCGTCGGGCGTATCACCCTGAACCGGCCAAAGGCCCTGCATGCGCTGAACCTGGGCATGTGCGAGATCATGACCGCGGCGCTGCTGGACTGGCGCGACGACGATGCGGTCGGGTCTGTGCTGATCGACCATGCCGGCGAGCGCGGGTTCTGCGCCGGGGGCGACATCCGGATGATCGCCGCGAGCGGGGCGACCGATGCGGTCGAGGCGAAGGCCTTCTTTCATGCGGAGTACCGGCTGAACGACCTTCTGTTCCGCTATCCGAAGACCGTCGTTGCAGTGATGGACGGGATCGTGATGGGCGGCGGGGTCGGGATTTCGATGCCCGCCGATGTGCGGATCGCCACCGAGCGGACGACCTTCGCCATGCCGGAGACGGGCATAGGCCTGTTTCCCGATGTGGGCGGCGGCTGGTTCCTGCCGCGCCTGCCCGAGCCGGAGCTTGGGACCTGGCTGGCCCTGACGGGCGCACGGCTGAAGGGGCGCGACACGGTCGCAGCGGGGGTGGCGACGCATTTCGTCGCGCGCGACGGGATCGAGGCCCTGAAGGCGGCGCTGGTCGCGAACGGGCTGTCGGCGTTGGACGGTCTGATGACCGGCGGCGATCCGATCGTGCCGGCGCCGGGCATCCTGATCCCGCTTTTCGGACATGACACGGTCGAGGCGATCCTTGCAGCGCTGGAGGCCGACGGCGGCGACTGGCCGATGGCGCAGCGGGCGATCCTGACATCGCGGTCGCCTCAGTCGCTCAAGGTCACACTACGCCAGTTGCGGGAGGGCGCGGGGATGGCTTCGTTCGCAGACAATATGGCCATGGAGTACCGGCTGGGCGGGCGGATCGTGCGGACCCACGACTTCCAGGAAGGCGTGCGGGCTGTGATCGTCGACAAGGACAATGCGCCGCAGTGGTCGCCGGCGACCCTGGCCGAGGTGGACGACGCGGCGATCAAGGCCCTGTTCGCGCCCCTCCCGGAGGGCGAGGAATGGACGCCGCTGGCCTGA